DNA sequence from the Buchnera aphidicola str. Ua (Uroleucon ambrosiae) genome:
AAATCATTTTTATACGTTTCATATTAGATACATGAGGCATAAAACTATTTGATAAAATATTAAATGCAAGACTTTGTAAGGAATCTCCAGCTAATAAAGCAATATCTTCACCATATTTTATATGACAAGAATTTTTACCTCTTCTAAAATTATCATTGTCCATACATGGCAAATCATCATGTATTAAAGAATATGAATGGACACATTCAATCACTGCAGATATGACATCTAATGTTATTAGATGACTTTTAAACATATGACCAGTTGCATATACTAAAGATGAACGCAACCTTTTACTACCTGAAAATAAACTATATTGGATTGCTTTTAAAAGATCTGATTTTTTAAAAGATAAACCTTGTAATATATAATATAATTTTTTATTAATGCGATATTGATATATTTTATGTAATTTTAAAAAAGTCATGTATAAAAACCTAAGAAATATATATTGAAAAAAATTGTAATATATATTTTTATGAAATAATTATAATTATACTATAAAAAAGCTATTTTTTACAAAAAAAACTAAAAAAATACCATATTAACACTATAAATATTTGAAACAAACAGATTTGAAACATATTTAAAAAACTATAAATCCATCCACTAAAAATACCTCCAAAAGCAATTCCTAAAAATTGACTAGTCGAATAAATACTCATAGCGCTACCTTTATAATTTTTAGATATATTATTACCTATATTTGAAGGTAAAAAAACTTCAAGAAAATTAAAAGATATAAAAAAAATCTGTAAAGAAATTATCAACCAAAAAAAATAACTATGTGCTAATAAAAAAATAAATTCTGAAAAAAAAATCAAAAAAATAGAAATTTCAATAATATTTTTTAAAAAAAATCTATTTTTACAGTATAAAATAAATATACATAAGATTAAAAAAGAAATTGATATCGTATACAAATAAATTTTCCAATGATCGTTAAATAAATAACCTAATATTTCTAACTGATTAGGAATAATCATAAAATTCATCATTAAAATAAAATGTAAAAAAAATATACCCATATATGATCTAAAAAAAATTTTATTCAAGAAAAGTTTTAATATTTTTTTATGTGATAAGCGTATGGTTTGTTTTTTGATTTTATTAGTTTTTGAAAAAGGAATCAGAAAAAAAACTATTACTATACAAATTATAGATAAACATGATGATATCCAAAAAATTGAAAAAAATCCAAAATTTTGGATAATTAAAGGTCCAGAAATCATAGAAATCAAAAAAGAAATAGCAAAACTAACACCAATAGCTGCAATAGATTTAACTCGATGTTCTTCACGTATAAAATCTGATAAAAAAGCCATACATACACCAGATATAGCACCTGAACCTTGTAAGAATCTACCAATTATTAAACCCCAAATTGAATGAATATTAGCAGATATAAGATTACCAATAAAAAAAACAAGAAGACCGATTAAAATTATTGTTTTTCGATTAAATTGATCAGATAAAATTCCAAATGGAATTTGAAATAACACTTGAGCAAAACCATATATTCCGATTGATAAACCAATTAAAAATTTATTTCCATCATCTAAATACATACCATATTTACTTAAAACTGGTAACACCATAAACATTCCTAGCATTCGTAAAAAAAAATTGCACAAAAACTTAATGTAACTTGTAATTCTAAAAAATTCATTTTATAATCCTCACAATTTAATATTTTTTAATATAAAACTAATCTTATATAAACATAAAAAATACATGAATAACAATAATAAAATATATCAAAAAATTGAAAAAGATTCAGAAGGATATTTAAAAAAAACTGAAGATTGGAATACAGAAATAGCAAAAATAATTGCACAAAAAGAAAATATTAATCTTCGTTCAGACCATTGGAAAATAATAATTTTTATACGAAATTTTTATTTGCAATTTAAACTCACACCATCAATGAGAATGTTAATTAAAAGTATCAAATACAAGATGAATCACTCTGAAATAAACAGTATTTATCTATTTAAACTTTTTCCTAAAGGTCCAGCTAGACAAGCCAGTAAAATTGCAGGTATACCCAGACCAAATAAATGTTTATAAAAAACAACAATATCAATAACTGAAAATTATTCAATCAAAATAAATTCAAAATATCTATCTATAGATATTAAAAAATTAAAAATAACAATAACTACAATAGAACAAAAAAATAATTGATATGAATTTATTGAACAGTATTTTTTTTTCAAACTACAATAAGATAAAAATAACCAATAAAAATTAATTATAGAAAATAAAAATAAAAAAATATAACTCAGATATCCTAAAAAAGTTAACAACGAACTAAAACAAGTAAAAGCAAGAATATAAAAAAAAATATGCTTTTTCGTTGTCATAACACCTTTTACTACAGAGAAAATAGGAATATTAGCATTTTTGTAATCTATTTTTCTAAAAATAGCAATAGAATAAAAATGAGACATTTGCCAAAATATTAAAATAATAAATAATAATATTGAACATAAATCAATTTTATTAGATATTGCAACATAACCAATCATAGAAGGAGTAGAACCTGAAAAACTTCCAATAAATGTTGAATAAATTGATTTACGTTTGTATATCCATGTGTATAAAAAAACATAAACAAAAAACCCAAAAATTGATATAAACATTGATAAATAATTTACTAATAAACCAAGTATAACAATACCTAATATTCCTAAAACAATTGAAAATATTAAAGCAGATTGGCAAGAAATTAGATTTTTTGATAATACTCGATCACTTGTACGTTTCATTTTTTGATCTATATCACGATCAATTACATTATTACATACACAAGCAGAAGCTATAACTAAAGATCCGCCTAAAATTGTATATACAAACAAAAAAATATCAAAATTAAACAAACGAGATGCAAATAAAAAACTACCTATTACTAAAATAAGATTGCCAATGACAATTTTAGGTTTAACTATCTCTAAGTAATATTTAAACATATTAATTATATGCATATTTTATGGTGTGATAATTATAATGATTTAAATGATGCATAATCCATGTAGAACCAAATACAATAATAAAAATAATTATTATGACAAATAATAAACTAATCACATTCCATTTTTTTTCTTCAGAAAAATTTAAGTGCAAAAAGTATATAAAATGCACAAATATTTGGATAATAGCACAAAGTAAACAAATAATATAATTTGTGTTACTGGAAAAAATTTTATTTATAACAAGTAAAAATGGAACAATAGTCAAAATAAAAGAAAACAAAAAACCTAAAAAATACGATTTTATATTTGTATCAATCTTTGATTTAATATCACAACACATTATATACATCCATTGAGGTAGATAAAAGTAAAAATACAAATCCATATAATATCTAAAAAATGCCAAAAAATATTAAAACATAAAATACGAGTATAAATAATATTAGTTAAACCTAACTTTTGAATTTGATAAAGAATTGATAATATTAATATTAGTCCAAAAAAAATATGAATTCCATGCATTCCTACAAGAGTAAAAAAAATAGAAAATAATGCATGTTGATTAGGACCTAAATTATCTATTATAAGTTTGTAAAATTCATAAATTTCTAAAAATATAAACATTAATCCCAAACAAAAAGTAAGAATTAAATACAAAAAAAGCATATTAATTTTGTTTTTATACATCGAAGTGACAGTTAAACCAGATGATAAAGAACTTAATAATAATAGAAATGTTTCTAACAACACATAAGATAAATTAAATATTTTATTGCTAATAATATTTATATCTATGTTTGAAGAAATTATAGCATAAATAGAAAATAAAACTGCAAACATAATGCAGTCACTCATTAAATATATCCATAAACCAAATAATTTATTATTTTCTGATTTTTTATTTGAAATATTATCTGAGCGAAAATTGAACATTATTTTATTATTGTCATATTTTATCATTGCAAACCTGCTTTTTGAATATTTTTAAAATTTTTATTTTCAATTTTTTTTATATCTTCTATGGATATAGTATATTCTGTATCTTCATTGAGACTATGTTTAATTAAACTAATAACAATAGAAATACAAGATAAAACACATAACCAAGTAATATGCCAAACAGCTGCAAAACCAAATAATAAAGAAAATATACTAATTAAAAAACCTAATCCAGTATTTTTTGGCATATGAATTGTATGATAATTAATACTTGACATCATTTTTTTATTATTTTTACTGCTATTTTTGGTCTCCCAAAAATCATCTCTACATTTTACTTGAGGAATAATAGCAAAATTATATAATGGAGCTGGTGAAGAAGTAGACCATTCTAATGTTCTTCCATTCCAAGGATCACCAGTTAGATCTAAATTATATTTACGATCTCTTATTGAAACAAAAAATTGAATTATTTGACATACAATACCAATACCTATAAATATAGCTCCAATAGCAGCAATACATAATAATTTATGAAATTCTGGATTAATATCTTGACTTAAACGACGAGTCATACCCATTAAACCTAAAAAATATAACGGTATAAATGCCAACAAGAAACCTATAATCCAAAACCAGAACGCACATTTTCCCCATTTTTCATTTAAAATAAATCCAAATAACTTTGGAAACCAATAATTAATTCCAGC
Encoded proteins:
- the cyoC gene encoding cytochrome o ubiquinol oxidase subunit III; its protein translation is MIKYDNNKIMFNFRSDNISNKKSENNKLFGLWIYLMSDCIMFAVLFSIYAIISSNIDINIISNKIFNLSYVLLETFLLLLSSLSSGLTVTSMYKNKINMLFLYLILTFCLGLMFIFLEIYEFYKLIIDNLGPNQHALFSIFFTLVGMHGIHIFFGLILILSILYQIQKLGLTNIIYTRILCFNIFWHFLDIIWICIFTFIYLNGCI
- the cyoE gene encoding heme o synthase; the encoded protein is MFKYYLEIVKPKIVIGNLILVIGSFLFASRLFNFDIFLFVYTILGGSLVIASACVCNNVIDRDIDQKMKRTSDRVLSKNLISCQSALIFSIVLGILGIVILGLLVNYLSMFISIFGFFVYVFLYTWIYKRKSIYSTFIGSFSGSTPSMIGYVAISNKIDLCSILLFIILIFWQMSHFYSIAIFRKIDYKNANIPIFSVVKGVMTTKKHIFFYILAFTCFSSLLTFLGYLSYIFLFLFSIINFYWLFLSYCSLKKKYCSINSYQLFFCSIVVIVIFNFLISIDRYFEFILIE
- a CDS encoding TusE/DsrC/DsvC family sulfur relay protein — encoded protein: MNNNNKIYQKIEKDSEGYLKKTEDWNTEIAKIIAQKENINLRSDHWKIIIFIRNFYLQFKLTPSMRMLIKSIKYKMNHSEINSIYLFKLFPKGPARQASKIAGIPRPNKCL
- the cyoD gene encoding cytochrome o ubiquinol oxidase subunit IV, whose amino-acid sequence is MCCDIKSKIDTNIKSYFLGFLFSFILTIVPFLLVINKIFSSNTNYIICLLCAIIQIFVHFIYFLHLNFSEEKKWNVISLLFVIIIIFIIVFGSTWIMHHLNHYNYHTIKYAYN
- a CDS encoding MFS transporter, which codes for MVLPVLSKYGMYLDDGNKFLIGLSIGIYGFAQVLFQIPFGILSDQFNRKTIILIGLLVFFIGNLISANIHSIWGLIIGRFLQGSGAISGVCMAFLSDFIREEHRVKSIAAIGVSFAISFLISMISGPLIIQNFGFFSIFWISSCLSIICIVIVFFLIPFSKTNKIKKQTIRLSHKKILKLFLNKIFFRSYMGIFFLHFILMMNFMIIPNQLEILGYLFNDHWKIYLYTISISFLILCIFILYCKNRFFLKNIIEISIFLIFFSEFIFLLAHSYFFWLIISLQIFFISFNFLEVFLPSNIGNNISKNYKGSAMSIYSTSQFLGIAFGGIFSGWIYSFLNMFQICLFQIFIVLIWYFFSFFCKK